DNA from Candidatus Binatia bacterium:
TTTCAATCGCGACGGGTTGATGGACGTGGCGGGCATGACCGCCGCGAACGGGGGCGCGATCGGCGTCCTGCGCGGGATCGCGGGCGCGGCCTTCGGGAACCTGGGGCCCCGGACCGACTACGGCAACGTCGGCGTGCTCACGGCGGGCGCCGACGGCGCCGACGTCGACGGGGACGGCGATCCCGACTTCGTGATGGTGGGCACGATCGGCGGGATGCCGTACGCGGGAACGCTCTCCGGAAACGGCGCGGGCGCGTTCCTCGGCGGCTCGGTGGCGCCGATCACCGGCGGCGATCCGCGCTCCTGCGTGCTCGCCGATCTGAACCGCGACGGACGTCTGGACCTGGTGGTGGGTAACGGCAACTCGACGAACATCTACGTGATGCTGGGCTCGTTCAGCACGTTCGGGCCGGCGCTTGCGCGAGCGACGAATTTCCCGCCGCAGCGCGTCGCCGTCGGCGATCTGAACCGCGACGGGATTCCCGACGTGATCACCGCCAACAACGGCGCGCAGGACATCTCCATCCTGCTCGGAGACGGGACGGGCAACTTCGGGGCGCCGACCACGCTCTCGACCGTGAACGGCGTGACCGGCATCGCGATCGGCGACATGAACCGGGATGGGCTGCCCGACATCGTGGCCACCGGCGGCGGCACGGGGGTCATTCGCCTGCACCTGCAGCAGTCCAACGGGACCTTCGCGACGAACGGCAATGTCACGCTCGGCCCGGGCACGATCAGTCCCGTGTTCGGCGATTTCAATCGCGACGGCTGGCCGGACGTGGCGGTCGGAAACTCGGGCGGAGGCGGGCGCATCACCGTCATTCTCGGGGATGGGTTCGGCGGCATGGGCGGGAGCGGGAACCAGTACTCGCTGCCGTCCCCGCCGACGCAGGTGCGCACGGCCGACATCAACGGGGACGGCGTCCTCGACCTCATCGCGTCGGAGCCGGGGAGCGTCTCGGTGCTCCTGGGCGCGGGCGGGCCGGGCGGCGGCTTCTCTTCGACGACGAGCTACCCGGCGGCGACGGCGCAGGGGCTCGCGATCCTCGACATGAATCGTGACGGAAAGCCCGACGTGGTGGCGGGGAACAGCACGGAGCAGACGGGCTCCGTCTTCCTGAACGGCGGCTCGGTGCCGACCGGCGTGGCCGTGGGGACCGCGCCGCCGGCCCGGCCGCTGCTTTCGCAGAACGCGCCCAACCCGTTCAATCCCAGGACGGAGATCCGTTTCACGATGCCGCGCGCGGGGCACGCGCGGCTCTCGGTGTACGACGCCGCGGGCCGGCGCGTCGCCACGCTCCTCGACGGGTCGGCGCCTGCCGGTGAGCGCCGCGTCGAGTGGGCGGGGAAGGACGATGCCGGCCATGCGGTCGCTTCGGGCATCTACTTCTACAAGCTCGACGCCGACGGCACGTCGCTCTCCCGGAGGATGGCGCTTCTCAAGTAGACGCGGCGGGCGCCGGCGCCCAGAATCGATGGAGGCGGGTACGGGGGATGGCGGAGCGCGTCCGGCGCGACGCCATGGCGTCGCCTCGGCGTCGCCAGCCCCGGCTCGCCGCATGGTATCTTTCCCGGCATGTCTCCGAATGTTCCGACCCTGCCATCGGTGCGCGCCAGGACCCCATGGCTCTGACCTCCGGGACCAGGATCGGCGGCTACGAGATCGCCGGGGCCCTCGGCGCGGGCGGCATGGGCGAGGTCTATCGCGCGCGCGACACGCGGCTCGACCGGACGGTCGCGATCAAGGCGCTGCCCGATACCTTCGCGAAGGATCCCGCCCGGCTCGCGCGCTTCGAGCGCGAGGCCAAGCTTCTCGCCTCCCTGAATCACCCGAACATCGCGGGAATCCACGGCATCGTCGACGCCGACGGCGTCCCCTACCTCGTGCTCGAGTTCGTGGCGGGGGAGACGCTGGGCTCGCGCCTGGCGCGCGGCGCGCTCTCCCTGGAAGAGACGCTCCCGGCCGCGGTTCAGATCGCCTCGGCGGTGGAGGCGGCCCACGAGCGCGGGGTCGTGCACCGGGATCTGAAGCCCGGGAACGTGATGATCACGCCCGCGGGCGTGGTCAAGGTGCTCGACTTCGGCATCGCGAAAGACCGCTCGGCACTGCCCTCTTCGAGCTCGGTCGCGGGGACGGAGCCGATCACCGCCGAGGGGGCGGTCCTGGGCACGACCGCCTACATGAGCCCCGAGCAGGCCCGCGGACAGGCGGTGGACCATCGCACGGACATCTGGGCGTTCGGGTGCATCCTCTTCGAGTGTCTCTCCGGATCGAGGCCGTTCCCGGGCGCGACCGGCTCCGACGTCATCGCGAAGGTGCTGGAGCGGGAGCCGGAGTGGAGCGCGATCCCCTCGGGAACGCCCGCCCGGCTGCGCGATCTCCTGAAGCGATGCCTGGTGAAGGACCCCTCCGCGCGCGCCGGGGCGATCGGCGCGCTCCGCAAGGAGCTGGCCGAGATGGCCGACGGGTCGCGCGCGCCGCGCTCGGGCCAGGCGGCGGCGATTCCCTCGCTGGCCGTGCTCTACTTCGAGAATCTCTCCAGCGACCGCGACAGCGACTATTTCTGCGCGGGAATCACCGAGGACATCCTCACCGATCTCTCCAAGATCCGGGGGCTTCGCGTGGCGTCGCGGAACGCGGTGGCGAAGTTCCGCGGCGAATCGGTGGACATTCCGCGCGTCGCGGCGGACCTCGGGGTCACCGCGGTCGTGGAGGGGAGCGTCCGCCGGTCGGGCGACCGCGTCCGCATCTCGGCGCAGCTCATCAACGCCGCCGACGGCTTCCACCTCTGGGCCGAGCGGTACGACCGCACGCTGCAGGACGTCTTCGCCGTGCAGGAAGAGATCGCGTCCTCCATCGTCGCCGCGCTCAAGGTGGCGCTCGCGCCCGGCGAATCGGAGAACCTGCTCCGCGACCGCCCCGGCGACGTGCGCGCGTACGACCTGTACCTGAAGGGCAGGGAGCTGTACTACCGGTACACGGAGGAATCGCTTCGGGAGGCGCTGGGGCTGTTCGAGCGCGCCACCCAGATGGAGCCCGAGTACGCGCTCGCCTGGGCCGGAATCGCCGACTGCTACGGCCAGATGCTGCAATGGGGGCTGGGCACCCGCACCCGGGACCTGGTCCGAATGGGGCTCGAGGCCGCCCGGCGGTCGATCGCGCTCGACCCGAACCTGGCCGAAGGGTACAAGGCGGAGTCGCTGGTGATGCGATCCTCCGGCGACATCGAGGGAGCGAGGCAGAAGCTGGTGCGCGCCCTGGAGATCAACCCGCGCCTGACCAGCGCCTGGATCAATCTGGCCGTCCACGCGTTCGAGGCCTGCGACGTGGCGGGGGCCGAGCGCGGGCAGCGTCGCGCGATGCAGACCGACCCTCAGTCGTCGTTCGCGTCCACCTGGCTCAGCACGATCTTTCGCGAGTCCGGCCGCTACGACGACGCGATCGAGGCGGCCCTGCGCTCGATCCGGTTCTCGGGGAACGTGTTCGACCTGCGCGGAAGCTACAGCGCGCTCGTGTGCGTGCACCTTCGGCGCAACGACCTGCCGGCCGCCCGGAAGAGCCTGGCGGAGGCGCGGGCCGCCGCTGGAATGGGCCCCAATTTCCAGGTCCTCGAGGCGAACATCGCGGTCCGCGCCGGACTCAAGGACGAGGCCTTGCGCCTGCTCTCCGTGGCCGAGTCGTCCCTGGAGCTCCAGCCGCACGCGATCCTCTGCGCCATCGAGGTCAGCCTGGCGCTCGACGACATGGATCGGGCGCTCGGTTTCGCGCGCCGCCCCATCTTTGCCGACATCAGCCCCGCGCTCCTTCGATTGAACCCGCGGCTCCATCCGCTGCTCGACCACGAGCCGTTCACGCCGCGCGTTGCTCCGGCGACGCTCGTCTGGCCGCGCGAAGCGCCCCCGGTGGATCCCGCGATCGCGGGGCTGTTCGCGGGGGTGCGCGTCGAGTCGGGGCTCCCCACGGGAACCGGGAGCAGCGCGGCCGGACTTTGATGACGCTCGAATCGATGCGCATCCGGACGGATGCGCTGGATTCCTCCAAGCGACCCCTACTTCACGACGGGAGGCTGATCGTTCGATGACCGCGACCCGTGAGCAGCTCCTCCATCTTCTCCTCGAAACCGGATCGTTCAAGTACAGCGACACGCCGACCTTCCAGCTCGCTTCGGGCGCGATGAGCCGCTTCTACGTGGACTGCCGCGTCGGTCTCTCGCACGCGCCGCTGCGCCGGATCGTCGGGGAGCTGATGCTGGCCGAGGCCGCGGGGCAGGCGGTGGACGCCGCGGGCGGGCTCTTGATCGGCGCCTACCCGATCGCGATCGCGGTCTCCGACGCGGCCTACGCGGCCGGTCGCACGGTGCGCGCGTTCGCCGTGCGCAAGGAGCCGAAGTCGCACGGTCTGAAGAAGCTCCTGGAAGGGGACGTGAAGGCGGGTGACCGCGTGCTCGTGGTGGACGACGTGATCACGAGCGGGAAGTCGACGATCGAAGCGATCCAGAAGTGCCGCGAGGCGGGCCTGACCGTCGTGAAAGCGGTCGTCATGATCGACCGCCAGGAGCAGAACGGCAGGAAGAGCATCGAAGCCGAGGGTGTCCCGGTCGGCGCGCTCTGCACGCTGGACGACTTGCAGCGCATCGCCGTGTAAGCGCTGGCGCGCTCCTTGCGTGAAACCGGTCGCCACTCCGGCCGAACACGGGCCGCACCGCAACCGACGAAACGCCAATGGGGCAGAGCGCCTGGGGGAGTTGGCGCAGCGCCCCCCGGAGCCCATATGTTCAAAGAGCGACTCGCCGGCCCGGCCGCACTCGGCCTCGCCGCCCTGCTTTCCCTGATGCCCCTGGCCTGCGGCTCGCCGGGTCCCTCCCGCGCCGCGGTCACCCACAGCATCCAGACCCGCGTCGCCTCCGCCGTACCCACGGGAGCGATCGCCGGGGAGCGGCTGATCGAGCCGAAATCGGTCGGCCGCTTCTACAAGGCGCGCAAGTCGCTCATCGCGTGGGACCACGACGACGTGCCCAAGATCATCGAGGCGATCCGCGGCGTCTACGCCGACGGGCTGAACCCCGACGATTACCACCTGGCCGCGATCCAGAAGCTGCAGAGCCAGCGGGAGCACGCGACCACGGCGGAGCTGGAGGCGGACCTGGACCTCCTGCTCTCCGACGCGATCGCGGCGGTCCTGGACCACGTCCGCTACGGGCGGGTGCGGCCCAAGTCGCTCGATCCGCGCTGGAACGTCGATCCGCGCGACGACATGCCGCCGCTGGATCAGACGCTCGCGGACGTGGCCAAGGCCAAGGACCCGGTGGACGCGATCCAGCAGGCGAGGCCGGACCACTTCATCTACAAGGGCCTCGTGAACGCGCTGGCCCAGCTCCGGGAGATCGAGTCGAGCGGCGGATGGGGCACGGTTCCCCCCGGCCGCGCCATCAAGCCGGGCTCCTCCGACCCGCGCGTTCCGCGCGTGCGCGCGCGGCTCGCCAAGAGCGGGGAGCTGGACCAGGCGGCCGCGACCGACTCGACCCGCGGCTATGACCGGGCGCTGGTGGACGCGGTGAAGCTCTTCCAGGCGCGTCACCGGCTGCCCGAGACGGGTGTGGTGGACAAGAAGACGATCGACGCGATGAACGTGACGGCCGCCGCCCGGGCCGCGCAGGTGCGTGTCAATCTCGAACGGGCGCGCTGGGTGCTGGGCGGCCTCAAGGGAGACTTCGTGCTCGTGAACCTCCCCGCGTTCAAGGCCTACTACATCCAGGGCGGAAAGAACGTGTGGGAGGGGCGGACCCAGATCGGCGAGGAAGCGAAGCAGACGCCGACCTTCCGCGCGCGCATGACCACGGTGGTGTTCAATCCCGACTGGACCGTGCCGCAGTCGATCGTGGCCGAGGAGATCTTCCCCGACATGCAGTCGGGCAAGGACGGGCTCGGCTCGCGGCATCTCAAGGTCTACGACGGGAAGGGGAACGAGGTCGATCCCTCGTCGGTGGACTGGGGCTCGCCCGACAACTTCCCCTACACGCTGAAGCAGCCGCCGGGCGACGACAACGCGCTCGGCAAGGTGAAGCTGCTGTTCCCGAACAAGTACTCGATCTACATGCACGATACGCCGAGCAAGCACCTCTTCGAGTCGTCCAGCCGGACCTTCAGCCATGGCTGCATCCGGACGGAGAACGTGCTCGACCTGGCCGAGATCCTCCTGCGCGGCCAGGACGGGTGGGACCACGCGAAGATCGAGGAGACGCTCGCGAGCGGAGAGACGCAGAACGTCGCGCTGGAGAACAAGCCGTACGTGCTGATCGTCTACTGGACGGTGTCCGTGGGGGCTTCGGGGGAGGTGCGCTACGCGGACGACATCTACGACCTGGACCAGCCGCTCCTGAACGCGCTCAACGCCGGGCCGAGGGCGGTCTAGGGGCTCAGGGCCGGCGCGGCTCGAGCTGTGCCGTGAGGATCTGCTCCAGATTGGCCGCGACCTCGGCGACCGGCCTCGCGTACCAGTCGGGC
Protein-coding regions in this window:
- a CDS encoding protein kinase — encoded protein: MALTSGTRIGGYEIAGALGAGGMGEVYRARDTRLDRTVAIKALPDTFAKDPARLARFEREAKLLASLNHPNIAGIHGIVDADGVPYLVLEFVAGETLGSRLARGALSLEETLPAAVQIASAVEAAHERGVVHRDLKPGNVMITPAGVVKVLDFGIAKDRSALPSSSSVAGTEPITAEGAVLGTTAYMSPEQARGQAVDHRTDIWAFGCILFECLSGSRPFPGATGSDVIAKVLEREPEWSAIPSGTPARLRDLLKRCLVKDPSARAGAIGALRKELAEMADGSRAPRSGQAAAIPSLAVLYFENLSSDRDSDYFCAGITEDILTDLSKIRGLRVASRNAVAKFRGESVDIPRVAADLGVTAVVEGSVRRSGDRVRISAQLINAADGFHLWAERYDRTLQDVFAVQEEIASSIVAALKVALAPGESENLLRDRPGDVRAYDLYLKGRELYYRYTEESLREALGLFERATQMEPEYALAWAGIADCYGQMLQWGLGTRTRDLVRMGLEAARRSIALDPNLAEGYKAESLVMRSSGDIEGARQKLVRALEINPRLTSAWINLAVHAFEACDVAGAERGQRRAMQTDPQSSFASTWLSTIFRESGRYDDAIEAALRSIRFSGNVFDLRGSYSALVCVHLRRNDLPAARKSLAEARAAAGMGPNFQVLEANIAVRAGLKDEALRLLSVAESSLELQPHAILCAIEVSLALDDMDRALGFARRPIFADISPALLRLNPRLHPLLDHEPFTPRVAPATLVWPREAPPVDPAIAGLFAGVRVESGLPTGTGSSAAGL
- the pyrE gene encoding orotate phosphoribosyltransferase; translation: MTATREQLLHLLLETGSFKYSDTPTFQLASGAMSRFYVDCRVGLSHAPLRRIVGELMLAEAAGQAVDAAGGLLIGAYPIAIAVSDAAYAAGRTVRAFAVRKEPKSHGLKKLLEGDVKAGDRVLVVDDVITSGKSTIEAIQKCREAGLTVVKAVVMIDRQEQNGRKSIEAEGVPVGALCTLDDLQRIAV
- a CDS encoding L,D-transpeptidase family protein, producing the protein MFKERLAGPAALGLAALLSLMPLACGSPGPSRAAVTHSIQTRVASAVPTGAIAGERLIEPKSVGRFYKARKSLIAWDHDDVPKIIEAIRGVYADGLNPDDYHLAAIQKLQSQREHATTAELEADLDLLLSDAIAAVLDHVRYGRVRPKSLDPRWNVDPRDDMPPLDQTLADVAKAKDPVDAIQQARPDHFIYKGLVNALAQLREIESSGGWGTVPPGRAIKPGSSDPRVPRVRARLAKSGELDQAAATDSTRGYDRALVDAVKLFQARHRLPETGVVDKKTIDAMNVTAAARAAQVRVNLERARWVLGGLKGDFVLVNLPAFKAYYIQGGKNVWEGRTQIGEEAKQTPTFRARMTTVVFNPDWTVPQSIVAEEIFPDMQSGKDGLGSRHLKVYDGKGNEVDPSSVDWGSPDNFPYTLKQPPGDDNALGKVKLLFPNKYSIYMHDTPSKHLFESSSRTFSHGCIRTENVLDLAEILLRGQDGWDHAKIEETLASGETQNVALENKPYVLIVYWTVSVGASGEVRYADDIYDLDQPLLNALNAGPRAV